Below is a genomic region from Candidatus Epulonipiscium sp..
CCTTACTCGGGTTTGGTTTAGATATTCGTTGAAGGTTTTGTTGGTAAATTGTTTAAACAATCTAGAAAAATGAAACTTGCTAAAGCCTGCTATATCGGCTATTTTTTCTAGGGAGATGTCTTCCGCATAATTTTTATCAATATAATCAAATACCTGATTAAATTTTTCGATATAGTTCTTTTGTAAAGTACCAGTATACTGGGTACCATTACCCATATGCTTTCTACCCAAGATAATAAACATCTGTATAACCTTGGTATATATGGAGGCCTCACTTAAGGCATTGTCACTTAAATATTCATCTATGATATCCAGGAGGAGGTTTTTAAATTTCATGTGTATATCTAAAGAATGAGAAGGTGTTAATAAATGAGGCTGCATTAATATTGGGAAAATACCATTAAAGCCGGTTAATTGACTTATAATCGAAAA
It encodes:
- a CDS encoding helix-turn-helix transcriptional regulator, with the translated sequence MIKYLDGIFETVAYGRKSSVFLLYINKEFEDYPIHWHTATEIIMPLENDYTVIINKVSYALNEGDILIIPPGELHELVAPPKGVRIIFQFDFSIISQLTGFNGIFPILMQPHLLTPSHSLDIHMKFKNLLLDIIDEYLSDNALSEASIYTKVIQMFIILGRKHMGNGTQYTGTLQKNYIEKFNQVFDYIDKNYAEDISLEKIADIAGFSKFHFSRLFKQFTNKTFNEYLNQTRVRVAESQLLNPNLSITDVAMQSGFSSISTFNRVFKSIKKCTPSEFKGLHCKEEI